The proteins below are encoded in one region of Brevundimonas fontaquae:
- a CDS encoding efflux RND transporter periplasmic adaptor subunit, translated as MLQTTRPTLLAGAAVLAVLLLAGCGGGDDKKADGKEAAGARQTVTAATVTQINLARTVNASGSVSAWEEVPVAAETGGLTAVAVYVDEGSYVRQGQPLVQMNDVLLRAQLRQQQAQVQLAEANVARDNAALDRAQQLKERGFLSQASLDTALANQRSSNANLAAARAALSQTQTQLSQATIRAPVSGLIISRSVTKGQIIAAGTELFRMVRDGRLELDAQVPETELSLVRAGQSAIVTSSEAGQTTGSVRIVTPEVNAQTRLGLARISLAPGAQLRPGMFARAEIAVGDQPALVVPSSAVVYREAKAGVYVVGQGDVVRFVPVTTGVRSGDRVAVTGVQAGQRVVVQGAGFLGEGDHVTVAPATAAPQAAAPAAPAPAAAAAR; from the coding sequence GTGCTCCAGACGACCCGACCCACACTTCTGGCCGGTGCGGCCGTTCTGGCCGTCCTGCTGCTGGCCGGCTGCGGCGGCGGAGACGACAAGAAGGCCGACGGCAAGGAGGCGGCCGGCGCGCGCCAGACCGTGACCGCCGCGACCGTGACCCAGATCAACCTGGCCCGCACGGTCAACGCCTCGGGCTCTGTCTCCGCCTGGGAAGAGGTGCCGGTGGCGGCCGAGACCGGCGGCCTGACCGCCGTCGCCGTCTATGTTGACGAAGGCTCCTACGTGCGTCAGGGCCAGCCGCTGGTGCAGATGAACGACGTCCTGCTGCGCGCCCAGCTGCGCCAGCAGCAGGCCCAGGTGCAACTGGCCGAGGCCAATGTGGCGCGCGACAACGCGGCGCTTGATCGCGCGCAGCAGCTTAAGGAACGCGGCTTCCTCAGCCAGGCGTCGCTAGACACGGCCCTGGCGAACCAGCGCAGCTCGAACGCCAATCTGGCCGCCGCCCGCGCGGCCCTCAGCCAGACCCAGACCCAGTTGTCACAGGCGACCATCCGCGCGCCCGTCAGCGGCCTGATCATCAGCCGTAGCGTCACCAAGGGCCAGATCATCGCCGCCGGGACCGAACTGTTCCGCATGGTGCGCGACGGCCGGCTGGAACTGGACGCCCAGGTGCCGGAAACCGAACTGTCGCTGGTCCGCGCCGGTCAGTCCGCGATCGTGACCTCCAGCGAGGCCGGCCAGACCACCGGCTCGGTCCGGATCGTCACGCCCGAGGTGAATGCGCAGACCCGCCTGGGCCTGGCGCGCATATCCCTGGCGCCCGGCGCCCAGCTGCGGCCCGGCATGTTCGCCCGCGCCGAGATCGCCGTCGGCGATCAGCCCGCCCTGGTCGTGCCGTCCTCGGCGGTCGTCTATCGCGAGGCCAAGGCCGGCGTCTATGTCGTGGGTCAGGGCGATGTCGTCCGCTTCGTCCCGGTCACGACCGGCGTTCGCAGCGGCGACCGCGTCGCGGTCACGGGCGTCCAGGCCGGTCAGCGCGTCGTGGTTCAGGGCGCAGGCTTCCTGGGCGAAGGCGACCATGTGACGGTGGCCCCGGCCACGGCGGCGCCCCAGGCGGCGGCGCCCGCCGCCCCTGCCCCCGCCGCTGCAGCCGCGCGCTAG
- the lepA gene encoding translation elongation factor 4, giving the protein MTTPPISNIRNFSVVAHIDHGKSTLSDRLIQHTGGLTAREMSEQVLDNMEIEKERGITIKAQTVRLTYRAKDGQDYILNLMDTPGHVDFAYEVSRSLAACEGSLLVVDASQGVEAQTLANVYQAIDNNHEIVPVLNKVDLPAAEPDRVRAQIEDVIGIDASEAVLASAKSGIGIEEVLEAIVTKLPAPKGDVNAPLKAMLVDAWYDPYLGVVVLVRVFDGVLKTGMRVKMMRNGSTHLIDRVGVFLPKNTPVDQLGPGEVGFITAQIKEVAHAAVGDTITDEKKPTAEPLKGFKEVQSVVFCGLFPVDAADFEDLRAAIGKLRLNDASFTYEMESSAALGFGFRCGFLGLLHLEIIQERLSREFNLDLIATAPSVVYKIGLRDGSEMDLHNPADLPDVMQIETIAEPWIKATILTPDEYLGGVIKLCQDRRGQQIELSYVGNRAMVVYELPLNEVVFDFYDRLKSISKGYASFDYEITEYKVGDLVKMSILVNAEPVDALSMLVHRARAETRGRGMVEKMKELIPPHLFQIPIQAAIGGKIIARETVRALRKDVTSKCYGGDATRKKKLLEKQKAGKKRMRQFGKVEIPQEAFIAALKMDED; this is encoded by the coding sequence ATGACGACTCCCCCGATCTCGAACATTCGCAACTTCAGCGTGGTCGCGCACATCGACCATGGCAAGTCGACCCTGTCCGACCGCCTGATCCAGCACACCGGCGGCCTGACCGCGCGCGAGATGTCCGAGCAGGTGCTCGACAATATGGAGATCGAGAAGGAACGGGGCATCACCATCAAGGCCCAGACCGTGCGCCTGACCTATCGGGCCAAGGACGGGCAGGACTATATCCTGAACCTGATGGACACGCCGGGCCACGTGGACTTCGCCTATGAGGTCAGCCGGTCCTTGGCCGCCTGCGAAGGCTCGCTGCTGGTCGTGGACGCCTCGCAAGGGGTCGAGGCCCAGACCCTGGCCAATGTCTATCAGGCCATCGACAACAACCACGAGATCGTCCCGGTCCTGAACAAGGTCGATCTGCCGGCCGCCGAGCCGGACCGCGTGCGCGCCCAGATCGAGGACGTGATCGGTATCGACGCCTCCGAAGCGGTCCTGGCCAGCGCCAAGTCGGGCATCGGCATCGAGGAGGTGCTGGAGGCCATCGTGACCAAGCTGCCGGCGCCCAAGGGCGACGTGAACGCGCCGCTGAAGGCCATGCTGGTCGACGCCTGGTACGACCCCTATCTGGGCGTCGTCGTGCTGGTGCGCGTCTTCGACGGCGTGCTGAAGACCGGGATGCGGGTCAAGATGATGCGCAACGGCTCGACCCACCTGATCGACCGGGTCGGCGTCTTCCTGCCCAAGAACACGCCCGTGGACCAGCTCGGCCCCGGCGAGGTCGGCTTCATCACCGCCCAGATCAAGGAAGTGGCCCACGCCGCCGTCGGCGACACCATCACCGATGAGAAGAAGCCGACCGCCGAGCCGCTGAAGGGGTTCAAGGAAGTCCAGTCGGTGGTCTTCTGCGGCCTGTTCCCGGTGGACGCCGCCGACTTCGAGGACCTGCGCGCCGCGATCGGCAAGCTGCGCCTGAACGACGCCTCCTTCACCTATGAGATGGAAAGCTCGGCGGCGCTGGGCTTCGGCTTCCGCTGCGGCTTTTTGGGTTTGCTGCACCTGGAGATCATCCAGGAGCGCCTGAGCCGCGAGTTCAACCTCGACCTGATCGCCACGGCGCCGTCCGTCGTCTACAAGATCGGCCTGCGCGACGGCTCCGAAATGGACCTGCACAACCCGGCCGACCTGCCCGACGTGATGCAGATCGAGACCATCGCCGAGCCCTGGATCAAGGCCACCATCCTGACGCCCGACGAATACCTGGGCGGCGTCATCAAGCTGTGCCAGGACCGTCGCGGCCAGCAGATCGAACTGTCCTACGTCGGCAACCGCGCCATGGTGGTCTATGAGCTGCCGCTGAACGAGGTGGTGTTCGACTTCTACGACCGGCTGAAGTCGATCTCGAAGGGCTATGCCTCGTTCGACTACGAGATCACCGAATACAAGGTCGGCGACCTGGTGAAGATGTCCATCCTGGTCAACGCCGAGCCGGTCGACGCCCTGTCGATGCTGGTCCACCGCGCCCGCGCCGAGACGCGCGGCCGGGGCATGGTCGAGAAGATGAAGGAACTGATCCCGCCCCACCTGTTCCAGATCCCGATCCAGGCGGCCATCGGCGGCAAGATCATCGCCCGCGAGACCGTCCGCGCCCTGCGCAAGGACGTGACCTCGAAATGCTACGGCGGCGACGCCACCCGCAAGAAGAAGCTTCTGGAAAAGCAGAAGGCGGGGAAGAAGCGCATGCGCCAGTTCGGCAAGGTCGAGATTCCGCAGGAAGCCTTCATCGCCGCCCTGAAGATGGACGAGGATTGA
- a CDS encoding sensor histidine kinase, translating into MRHQALRYPIWRGYAFAITAWAVAFGLRYGLAPWFPPGFPYLTFFPAVVLVAFYAGLRPAVLTATLSGLSAWWFWIGPPGFDLGVATFVAIGFYAFVVAVDIFFIVGMDKASARLARQVERNAALAESRDILLREVQHRVSNNIQVVSALLGLEARAAADPGARKALADASSRTGLVARIQRSLADADQKNTAFQDLARSIVDDALTAAARDDVIVSISSGDVVLSAEEATPVVLIMLECVNNALEHAFPDRPGRIAIDLCDDGAVRTLTVADDGVGLSEEASGEPTSLGLRIITALARQLGGEWSLRAASPGAIARLSWPSAPVTP; encoded by the coding sequence ATGCGTCATCAGGCGCTTCGTTATCCAATCTGGCGTGGTTACGCCTTTGCGATCACCGCATGGGCCGTCGCCTTTGGGCTGCGCTATGGGCTGGCGCCCTGGTTTCCGCCGGGCTTTCCCTATCTGACCTTCTTCCCGGCCGTCGTGCTGGTCGCCTTCTATGCGGGCCTGCGCCCGGCGGTCCTGACAGCGACCCTGTCGGGGTTGTCGGCCTGGTGGTTCTGGATCGGCCCGCCGGGCTTCGACCTGGGCGTCGCGACCTTCGTCGCCATCGGCTTTTACGCCTTTGTCGTCGCCGTCGACATCTTTTTCATCGTCGGCATGGACAAGGCGTCGGCCAGGCTGGCGCGCCAAGTCGAGCGCAACGCCGCGCTCGCGGAAAGCCGCGACATTCTGCTCAGAGAAGTGCAGCACCGGGTGTCGAACAATATTCAGGTGGTCAGCGCCTTGTTGGGCCTGGAGGCGCGCGCCGCCGCCGACCCAGGCGCCAGAAAGGCTTTGGCCGACGCCTCGTCCCGCACGGGTCTGGTGGCCCGCATCCAGCGCAGTCTGGCCGACGCAGACCAGAAGAACACCGCTTTTCAGGATTTGGCGCGATCGATCGTCGACGATGCGCTGACGGCGGCCGCGCGTGACGACGTGATTGTCTCCATCTCCAGCGGCGACGTGGTTCTGTCGGCCGAGGAGGCCACGCCCGTGGTCCTGATCATGCTGGAATGCGTCAACAACGCGCTGGAGCACGCCTTCCCCGACCGGCCGGGCCGGATCGCGATAGACCTGTGCGACGACGGCGCCGTCCGCACCCTGACTGTCGCCGACGACGGCGTCGGCCTTTCCGAGGAGGCGAGCGGCGAACCGACCAGCCTGGGCCTGCGGATCATCACGGCCCTGGCGCGACAGCTCGGCGGAGAATGGTCGCTGCGGGCCGCCTCGCCCGGCGCGATCGCTCGCCTGTCCTGGCCAAGCGCGCCGGTCACGCCCTAG
- a CDS encoding efflux RND transporter permease subunit, producing MGFQNISSWSIRNPIPIVLLFVVLTIAGTMSYFKLRTNNFPDVDLPVVAVTVVQAGAAPTEMETQVTRLVEDAVAGLGSVKHITSVVNEGVSTTSIEFQLGVNLEKVTNDVRNAVSGIRQNLPADVQEPIVQRIEFTAIPFANFVVRAPGMSPEELSWFVDNTVAKRLLSVRGVSQISRDGGVSREIRIKLDPARLAASGVTAAQVSNQLRASNINLPGGRGEIAGEEQAIRTVGSAKSVEQLRETLIPIGSRSVRLGDLGQITDEWSEPRGRARFNGQEVVGFGVSRAIGSSEVDVYDRVKAEIEKLDQERGDVAIEEVANTTEDVVNNFHASVETLVLGALLAIAVVFIFLRDWRATLIAAVAMPLSLIPTFWVMDLTNQSLNVVTLLALSLTIGILVDDAIVEIENIVRHIRDGKAPYPAAIEAADEIGLAVMATTATLIAVFAPTGFMPGVVGQFFKSFAIATCVSVLFSLLVARTLTPLMGAYLLKRDQGKEHKDPFWMGPYLKALNWALGDDWRKRRAEHHPHAGWFRRKVADRMFDHRLWVLGMGILFFFVSIFLATKLPGEFIPVEDISRSTVTVQLPPGATLAETDSAVQRINRELMKRPEVASVYSSVGSATTSFGPGGGGSAGEVRSANLTVNLVGRWDRKLNQQEFERDMGPVLRQIPGARIQFGAAGGGGGSSLLTIALVGDDPNVLEPAAARVEREMRNIPGLSNVVSSASLVRPEILVTPRADVAALQGVSTQDISQVARVATLGDADQLLPKFNLGDRQVPIRVMLTEQARSDLGVLENLQVPTASGATVPLSAVADITFGAGPNQINRLDRLRVANITAELTGLTLSQGTQAVNDLPAIKSLPQGVSQKPSGDAESFQELGMGFAFAIITGILLMYVVLVLLFKSFFHPITILAALPVSFGGAFFLLLVTGKSLSMPALIGIIMLTGIAAKNSILLVDYAIMAIDKGMNRHDALMDAAHKRARPIIMTTMAMGLGMLPIAAAFGEGTAFRSPMAIAVIGGLITSTALSLLFVPVVFSLIDGVKRRLESRMDKMFHGQHGHEEPAATEDRPA from the coding sequence ATGGGCTTTCAGAACATCTCGTCCTGGTCGATCAGGAACCCGATTCCCATCGTCCTGCTGTTCGTCGTCCTGACGATCGCGGGGACGATGAGCTATTTCAAGCTCAGGACGAATAACTTCCCCGACGTGGATCTGCCGGTCGTCGCCGTCACGGTGGTCCAGGCCGGCGCCGCCCCGACGGAGATGGAGACGCAGGTCACCCGCTTGGTCGAGGATGCGGTGGCGGGCCTGGGCTCGGTCAAGCACATCACCTCGGTCGTCAACGAGGGGGTGTCGACCACCTCCATCGAGTTCCAGCTGGGCGTGAACCTGGAGAAGGTCACCAACGACGTCCGAAACGCCGTCAGCGGCATCCGCCAGAACCTGCCCGCCGACGTTCAGGAACCGATCGTTCAGCGCATCGAGTTCACCGCCATCCCCTTCGCCAACTTCGTGGTGCGGGCGCCGGGCATGAGCCCCGAGGAGCTGAGCTGGTTCGTGGACAACACCGTGGCCAAACGCCTGTTGTCGGTGCGCGGCGTCAGCCAGATCAGCCGTGACGGCGGCGTCAGTCGTGAAATCCGCATCAAGCTGGACCCCGCGCGGCTCGCCGCCTCGGGCGTGACGGCGGCCCAGGTGTCGAACCAGCTGCGCGCCTCCAACATCAACCTGCCGGGCGGCCGCGGCGAGATCGCGGGCGAGGAGCAGGCCATCCGCACCGTCGGTTCGGCCAAGTCGGTCGAACAGCTGCGCGAGACCCTGATCCCCATCGGCAGCCGCAGCGTGCGGCTGGGCGACCTGGGCCAGATCACCGACGAATGGTCCGAGCCGCGCGGCCGCGCCCGCTTCAACGGTCAGGAAGTCGTCGGCTTCGGCGTCTCGCGCGCCATCGGCTCGTCCGAGGTGGACGTCTATGACCGCGTCAAGGCCGAGATCGAGAAGCTGGACCAGGAGCGCGGCGACGTCGCGATCGAGGAGGTGGCCAACACCACCGAGGACGTCGTCAACAACTTCCACGCCTCGGTCGAGACCCTGGTGCTGGGCGCCCTGCTGGCGATCGCGGTCGTCTTCATCTTCCTGCGGGACTGGCGCGCGACCCTGATCGCGGCGGTGGCCATGCCGCTGTCGCTGATCCCGACCTTCTGGGTGATGGACCTGACGAACCAGTCGCTGAACGTCGTGACGCTGCTGGCCCTGTCGTTGACCATCGGCATCCTGGTCGACGACGCCATCGTGGAGATCGAGAACATCGTCCGCCACATCCGCGACGGCAAGGCCCCCTACCCCGCCGCCATCGAGGCGGCCGACGAGATCGGCCTGGCGGTCATGGCGACGACGGCGACCCTGATTGCGGTGTTCGCCCCCACCGGCTTCATGCCCGGCGTCGTCGGCCAGTTCTTCAAGAGCTTCGCCATCGCCACCTGCGTCAGCGTTCTGTTCTCGCTGCTCGTGGCGCGAACCCTGACGCCGCTGATGGGCGCCTATCTGCTGAAGCGCGACCAGGGCAAGGAGCATAAGGACCCGTTCTGGATGGGGCCCTATCTGAAGGCCCTGAACTGGGCGCTGGGCGACGACTGGCGCAAGCGTCGGGCCGAGCACCATCCGCACGCCGGCTGGTTCCGCCGCAAGGTCGCGGACCGGATGTTCGATCACCGGCTGTGGGTGCTGGGGATGGGGATCCTGTTCTTCTTCGTGTCGATCTTCCTGGCGACAAAGCTGCCGGGCGAGTTCATTCCGGTCGAGGACATCTCGCGCTCCACCGTGACGGTGCAGTTGCCGCCGGGCGCGACCCTGGCCGAGACGGATTCGGCCGTGCAACGCATCAACCGCGAACTGATGAAACGGCCAGAGGTCGCGTCGGTCTATTCGTCCGTCGGTTCAGCGACGACCAGCTTCGGCCCCGGCGGCGGCGGTTCGGCCGGCGAGGTGCGCAGCGCCAATCTGACCGTCAATCTGGTCGGGCGCTGGGATCGCAAGCTGAACCAGCAGGAGTTCGAGCGCGACATGGGGCCGGTGTTGCGCCAGATTCCCGGCGCGCGGATTCAGTTCGGCGCCGCGGGCGGCGGCGGTGGGTCCAGCCTTCTGACCATCGCCCTGGTCGGGGACGACCCCAATGTGCTCGAGCCGGCGGCCGCCAGGGTCGAGCGCGAGATGCGCAACATTCCGGGCCTGTCCAATGTGGTGTCCTCGGCCTCGCTCGTGAGGCCGGAAATTCTGGTCACGCCGCGCGCCGACGTCGCCGCCCTGCAGGGCGTGTCGACCCAGGACATCAGCCAGGTGGCGCGCGTCGCCACCCTGGGCGACGCCGATCAACTGTTGCCCAAGTTCAATTTGGGTGACCGCCAGGTGCCGATCCGGGTCATGCTGACGGAACAGGCGCGTTCGGACCTGGGCGTGCTGGAAAACCTTCAGGTGCCGACGGCGTCGGGCGCAACGGTGCCCCTGTCGGCGGTGGCGGACATCACTTTCGGCGCCGGCCCCAACCAGATCAATCGTCTGGACCGGCTGCGGGTGGCCAACATCACCGCCGAACTGACCGGCCTGACCCTGAGCCAGGGGACGCAGGCGGTGAACGATCTGCCGGCGATCAAGTCCCTGCCGCAGGGCGTCAGCCAGAAGCCGTCGGGCGACGCCGAAAGCTTCCAGGAGCTGGGCATGGGCTTCGCCTTCGCCATCATCACCGGCATTCTGCTGATGTATGTCGTGCTGGTCCTGCTGTTTAAAAGCTTCTTCCACCCGATCACCATCCTGGCGGCGCTTCCGGTGTCGTTCGGGGGCGCCTTCTTCCTGCTGCTGGTGACGGGCAAGTCGCTGTCCATGCCGGCCCTGATCGGCATCATCATGCTGACCGGGATCGCGGCGAAGAACTCCATCCTGCTGGTCGACTACGCCATCATGGCGATTGACAAGGGGATGAACCGCCACGACGCCCTGATGGACGCGGCCCACAAGCGGGCGCGGCCGATCATCATGACGACCATGGCGATGGGACTGGGGATGCTGCCCATCGCAGCGGCGTTCGGCGAAGGCACCGCCTTCCGCTCGCCCATGGCTATCGCGGTCATCGGCGGGCTGATCACCTCGACCGCCCTGTCGCTGCTGTTCGTGCCGGTGGTGTTCAGCCTGATCGACGGGGTGAAGCGCCGCCTGGAAAGCCGAATGGACAAGATGTTCCACGGCCAGCACGGGCATGAGGAGCCGGCGGCGACGGAGGATCGCCCGGCCTGA
- a CDS encoding TonB-dependent receptor, whose amino-acid sequence MRRNLQLRTTVSAAVMGAAVMGFAGVAAAQEAPASVDDIIVTAQKREQSLQDVPIVVTTLSQEILDGAGVQDIKDLQILTPGMTVTSTQSEASTTVRIRGAGTVGDNPGLESSVGVVIDGVYRSRNSVGFGDLGELSRIEVLKGPQGTLFGKNTSAGVINIITERPSFDPSISGELTAGNFGAIGGSVSVTGGLTDQIAGRLFVAHRERDGFYDVNNGDGPNTRKDDQTQDYWTTRGQLLILPSDDVSVRLIADYTKREEYCCVAVQTRVGPSQAFIAALTAPNGPGQRPPVAGFGTVPFSRLAYSNRETPQEIEDMGLSAEATIDFPSINATLTSQTSWRDWSFQQGMDLDYTGADILYRANDGSNGYGVDNLTQEFRLAGTSDKLDWLVGLFATKEGVYRDDSYVYGSDYNAFASLLLTASVPAALGGPNPGRIGCFTNPQGLLVNTATTAQLPLPVGTALCAVGLVPPSATAPTFGVGKAYEDHYSQRSESVAVFTNNTYRVTEAFDINLGLRYTYDSKRLLGIQDNLGANGAACGGALTNNLAPTLPASGIPGTANVRTPAAALGLLCLPWSNPQYDGRRIQEKFSDTDLSGTIKASYRFNPSIMVYGSYARGYKGAGYNMDRVQTGVTPDASLFFEAETVDSYEAGIKTTLFDRTMLLNVTYFDQKFENFQLNTFLGTAFVVESIPELKSRGVDADMVWFTPVEGLSFQGGVTYTDAKYGVFGAGDLSSPGRFPQLSLLPGARASFAPEWSLTGALAFDRELGGGLRGGFNLSAKYSTEYNTGSDLLPYKNQDAFTVVNGRVSIGSADERWTLEVWGQNLLEEEYTQVGFAAPLQGTAFTNTTTPQADGTYYNMATDTATYNAYLGAPRTYGVTLKVKY is encoded by the coding sequence ATGCGCCGCAATCTTCAACTCAGGACCACTGTGTCCGCCGCCGTCATGGGCGCCGCCGTGATGGGCTTCGCCGGCGTCGCCGCCGCGCAGGAAGCGCCCGCCAGCGTCGATGACATCATCGTCACCGCCCAGAAGCGCGAGCAGAGCCTGCAGGACGTGCCGATCGTGGTCACGACCCTGTCGCAGGAAATCCTGGACGGCGCGGGCGTGCAGGACATCAAGGATCTGCAGATCCTGACGCCGGGCATGACCGTCACCTCGACCCAGTCGGAAGCCTCGACCACCGTGCGCATCCGCGGCGCCGGCACCGTCGGCGACAACCCCGGCCTGGAAAGCTCGGTCGGCGTGGTGATCGACGGCGTCTATCGCTCGCGCAACTCGGTCGGCTTCGGCGATCTGGGCGAACTGAGCCGCATCGAGGTCCTGAAGGGCCCGCAGGGCACCCTGTTCGGCAAGAACACCTCGGCCGGCGTCATCAACATCATCACCGAGCGCCCCTCGTTCGACCCGTCGATCTCGGGCGAACTGACCGCCGGCAACTTCGGCGCCATCGGCGGTTCGGTGTCCGTCACCGGGGGCCTGACCGACCAGATCGCGGGTCGCCTGTTCGTCGCGCACCGCGAGCGTGACGGCTTCTACGACGTCAATAACGGCGACGGCCCCAACACCCGCAAGGACGACCAGACCCAGGACTACTGGACCACGCGCGGCCAGCTGCTGATCCTGCCCAGCGACGACGTCTCGGTGCGCCTGATCGCCGACTACACCAAGCGCGAGGAATACTGCTGCGTCGCCGTGCAGACGCGCGTCGGCCCGTCGCAGGCCTTCATCGCCGCCCTGACCGCGCCGAACGGCCCGGGCCAGCGTCCGCCGGTCGCCGGCTTCGGCACGGTGCCCTTCTCGCGCCTGGCCTATTCGAACCGCGAGACGCCGCAAGAGATCGAGGACATGGGTCTGTCGGCGGAAGCCACCATCGACTTCCCCAGCATCAACGCCACCCTGACGTCGCAGACCTCGTGGCGCGACTGGTCGTTCCAGCAGGGGATGGACCTCGACTACACCGGCGCCGACATCCTGTACCGCGCCAACGACGGCTCCAACGGCTACGGCGTCGACAACCTGACGCAGGAGTTCCGCCTGGCCGGCACGTCGGACAAGCTGGACTGGCTGGTCGGTCTGTTCGCCACCAAGGAAGGCGTCTATCGCGACGACAGCTATGTCTACGGCTCGGACTACAACGCCTTCGCCTCCCTGCTGCTGACGGCCAGCGTGCCGGCGGCCTTGGGCGGGCCAAACCCCGGTCGGATTGGCTGCTTCACCAACCCGCAGGGCCTGCTGGTCAACACGGCGACCACCGCGCAACTGCCGCTGCCAGTAGGGACGGCCCTATGCGCCGTCGGTCTGGTTCCGCCGTCGGCAACCGCCCCGACCTTCGGCGTCGGCAAGGCCTATGAGGACCACTATTCGCAACGTTCGGAATCGGTCGCCGTCTTCACCAACAACACCTACCGGGTGACCGAGGCCTTCGATATCAACCTGGGTCTGCGCTACACCTACGACAGCAAGCGTCTGCTGGGCATCCAGGACAACCTGGGCGCCAACGGCGCGGCCTGCGGCGGCGCCCTGACCAACAACCTGGCTCCCACGCTGCCGGCGTCCGGCATCCCTGGGACGGCCAATGTCCGCACCCCGGCCGCTGCGCTCGGCCTGCTGTGCCTGCCCTGGTCCAATCCGCAGTACGACGGTCGCCGGATCCAGGAGAAGTTCAGCGACACCGACCTGTCGGGCACGATCAAGGCGTCCTACCGCTTCAATCCGTCGATCATGGTCTATGGCTCGTATGCGCGCGGCTACAAGGGCGCGGGCTACAATATGGACCGGGTGCAGACGGGCGTGACGCCGGACGCCTCGCTGTTCTTCGAGGCCGAGACCGTCGACAGCTATGAAGCGGGGATCAAGACGACCCTGTTCGACCGCACCATGCTGCTGAACGTCACCTACTTCGACCAGAAGTTCGAGAACTTCCAGCTGAACACCTTCCTGGGTACCGCCTTCGTGGTGGAATCGATTCCCGAGCTGAAATCGCGCGGCGTCGACGCCGACATGGTCTGGTTCACCCCGGTCGAGGGCCTGAGCTTCCAAGGCGGCGTGACCTACACCGACGCCAAATACGGCGTGTTCGGCGCGGGCGACCTGTCCAGCCCCGGCCGCTTCCCGCAGTTGTCGCTGCTGCCGGGCGCGCGTGCTTCGTTCGCTCCGGAATGGTCGCTGACCGGCGCACTGGCGTTCGACCGCGAACTGGGCGGCGGCCTGCGCGGCGGCTTCAACCTGTCGGCCAAATATTCGACCGAATACAACACCGGCTCGGACCTGCTGCCGTACAAGAACCAGGACGCGTTCACCGTCGTCAACGGCCGGGTCTCGATCGGTTCGGCGGACGAACGCTGGACTCTGGAGGTCTGGGGCCAGAACCTGCTGGAAGAAGAATACACCCAGGTCGGCTTCGCCGCCCCGCTGCAGGGTACGGCCTTCACCAACACCACGACGCCTCAGGCGGACGGCACCTACTACAATATGGCCACCGATACGGCGACGTATAACGCCTACCTCGGCGCCCCGCGCACCTACGGCGTGACGCTGAAGGTCAAATACTGA